A single Oryctolagus cuniculus chromosome 18, mOryCun1.1, whole genome shotgun sequence DNA region contains:
- the ANKRD27 gene encoding ankyrin repeat domain-containing protein 27 isoform X1 — protein MGAGVVNAPSDPRGSGTGWRRSGCGAPVLRRGVCGRGSRSKPPGFPGVRCGPWRGAVVVAEETHFAPPAVHMALYDEDLLKNPFYLALQKWRPDLCSKVAQAHGIVLVPCKGSLTSSVQSTCQFESYVLIPVDERFQTLNGKDVFIQGNRIKLGAGFASLLSVPILFEETFYNEKEESFSILCIAHPLEKRASSEEPPVPSDPFSLKTIEDVREFLGRHSEKFDRNIASFHRACRECERKSLRHHIDSVNALYTKCLQQLLRDSHLKMLAKQEAQMNLMKQAVEMYVHHEIYDLIFKYVGTVEASEDAAFNKITRSLQDLQQKDIGVKPEFSFNIPRAKRELAQLNRCTSPHQKLLCLRRVVQLITKSPSQRVNLETMCADDLLSVLLYLLVKTDIPNWMANLSYIKNFRFSSSAKDELGYCLTSVEAAIEYIRRGSLSAKPPESEGFGDRLFLKQRMSLLSQMTSTPIDCLFKHIASGDQKEVERLLSQEDHDRDAAQTMCHPLCFCDDCEKLVSGRLNDPSIVTPFSRDDRGHTPLHVAALCGQASLIDLLVSKGAAVNATDYHGATPLHLACQKGCQSVTLLLLHYKASADTQDNNGNTPLHLACTYGHEDCVKALVYYDAQSRRLDIGNEKGDTPLHIAARWGYQGIIETLLQNGAPTDAQNRLRETPLTCALNSKILAILEARQPSFDRRQKSAEGPEQSPPRSGDSISQGSSSSSFSSASASSRQEEAKKDYREVEKLLRAVADGDLEMVRYLLEWTEEDLDEAEGAGSAADLEFCHPLCQCPKCAPAQKKLAKVPASGLGVNVTNQDGCSPLHIAALHGRADLVPLLLKHGACVGASTASQAAPLHLACQKGHFQVVKYLLDSHAKPNTKDGSGNTPLIYASSGGHHDVAALLLQHGAAINACNYKGNTALHEAVMGRHVFVVELLLLHGASVHIMNKRQRTAVDCAERNSKIMELLQVVPSCVASLEAAGEPDSKECVTVKIRKKWNSKMYELPNEPFTREFCFVGQFKGRTSREIMARGRSVPNFTEGSLREPERQGDTLRQSNILPEPSRPQTADGGSSEPPGLRQTAPAKAGSRRLQRRHTVEGPDTAGHPATPQEASNSQSQQ, from the exons GTGCTGGTACCCTGCAAAGGAAGCCTGACGAGCAGTGTTCAGTCCActtgtcagtttgagtcctacgTGTTGATTCCGGTGGATGAGCGTTTTCAGACCTTAAATGGAAAG GATGTCTTCATACAAGGGAACAGGATCAAATTAGGGGCGGGCTTTGCCTCTCTGCTCTCGGTGCCCATTCTCTTTGAAGAAACTTTCTACAACGAGAAGGAAGAGAGTTTCAGCATCTTGTGTATAGCCCATCCTTTGGAAAAGAGAGCGAGCTCAG AGGAGCCTCCAGTGCCCTCAGATCCCTTCTCCCTGAAGACCATTGAGGACGTCAGAGAGTTCTTGGGAAGACACTCTGAGAAGTTTGACAGGAACATCGCCTCTTTCCACCGGGCGTGCCGGGAGTGCGAGAGGAAGAGCCTCCGTCACCACATA GACTCGGTGAACGCGctctacaccaaatgcctacagcagctccTGCGGGACTCCCACCTG AAAATGCTTGCCAAGCAGGAGGCCCAGATGAACCTGATGAAGCAGGcagtggag atgtaCGTCCACCATGAGATTTATGATCTGATCTTTAAGTACGTGGGGACCGTGGAGGCGAGCGAG GATGCTGCCTTTAACAAAATCACAAGAAGCCTTCAAGATCTTCAGCAGAAAGACATAGGTGTGAAGCCCGAGTTCAG CTTCAACATCCCTCGTGCCAAGAGAGAGCTGGCCCAGCTGAACAGATGCACCTCCCCTCACCAGAAGCTGCTCTGCTTGCGCAGGGTGGTGCAGCTCATCACAAAGTCTCCCAGCCAGAGAG TTAACTTGGAGACCATGTGTGCTGACGACCTGCTGTCCGTCCTGTTATATTTGCTTGTGAAAACAGACATCCCTAACTG GATGGCGAATCTGAGTTACATCAAAAACTTCCGGTTTAGCAGCTCAGCAAAGGATGAGCTGGGCTACTGCCTGACGTCGGTGGAGGCAGCGATCGAGTACATCCGGCGAGGCAGCCTCTCCGCCAAGCCGCCT GAGTCGGAGGGATTTGGTGACAGACTGTTCCTTAAGCAGAGAATGAGCTTACTGTCGCAGATGACTTCCACTCCCATCGACTGCCTGTTCAAG CACATTGCATCAGGCGACCAGAAGGAAGTGGAAAGGCTCCTGAGCCAGGAAGACCACGACCGAGACGCCGCCCAGACCATGTGCCACCCGCTGTGCTTTTGCGACGACTGCGAGAAGCTCGTGTCCGG GAGGCTGAACGATCCCTCCATTGTCACTCCGTTCTCCAGAGATGACAGGGGCCACACGCCCCTGCACGTGGCCGCCCTCTGTG GGCAGGCCTCCCTCATCGACCTCCTGGTTTCCAAGGGCGCCGCGGTCAATGCCACAGACTACCACGGCGCGACGCCGCTGCACCTGGCGTGTCAGAAGGGCTGTCAGAGCGTGACG CTGCTGCTGTTGCACTACAAGGCCAGCGCCGACACCCAGGACAACAACGGCAACACCCCTCTCCACCTGGCCTGCACCTACGGCCACGAGGAC TGTGTGAAGGCTTTGGTCTACTATGACGCGCAGTCACGCAGACTAGACATCGGCAACGAGAAGGGAGACACCCCCCTGCACATAGCCGCACGCTGGGGCTACCAAGGCATCATAGAGACACTGCTGCAAAATGGAGCCCCCACCGACGCCCAGAACAGACTGCGAGAGACGCCGCTCACCTGTGCCTTAAACTCCAAG ATTCTGGCCATCCTGGAAGCCCGTCAGCCATCCTTCGACAGGCGGCAGAAGTCCGCTGAG GGCCCTGAGCAGTCGCCTCCACGCTCCGGGGACTCCATCAGCCAGGgctcctccagctccagcttctcgtCGGCATCAGCGAGCTCCAGGCAGGAGGAGGCCAAGAAGGACTACAGAGAG GTAGAAAAACTTCTAAGAGCGGTAGCTGATGGCGATCTGGAAATG GTGCGCTACCTTTTGGAGTGGACAGAGGAGGACCTGGATGAGGCGGAGGGTGCCGGCAGCGCCGCGGATCTTGAATTCTGCCACCCGCTGTGCCAGTGCCCCAAGTGTGCTCCTGCTCAGAAG AAGCTGGCAAAGGTTCCCGCCAGTGGGCTTGGTGTGAACGTGACCAACCAGGACGGCTGCTCCCCGCTGCACATCGCCGCCCTGCACGGTCGGGCGGACCTCGTGCCCCTTCTGTTGAAGCACGGTGCCTGTGTCGGCGCCAGCACCGCGAGCCAGGCCGCCCCCCTGCACCTGGCCTGCCAGAAGGGCCACTTCCAG GTGGTGAAGTATCTGTTGGATTCTCACGCGAAACCCAACACGAAGGACGGGAGTGGGAACACGCCCCTCATCTATGCCTCTTCCGGCGGCCATCACGACGTCGCGGCGCTGCTGCTGCAG cacgGGGCCGCCATCAACGCCTGCAACTACAAGGGCAACACGGCACTGCACGAGGCGGTGATGGGGAGGCACGTGTTTGtggtggagctgctgctgctgcacggGGCGTCGGTGCACATCATGAACAAGAGGCAGCGCACGGCCGTGGACTGTGCTGAACGC AATTCCAAGATAATGGAGTTACTTCAGGTCGTCCCGAGCTGCGTCGCCTCGCTAGAGGCTGCTGGCGAGCCAGACAGCAAGGAGTGTGTTACTGTGAAGATCAGGAAAAAAT GGAACTCAAAAATGTACGAGCTCCCCAATGAACCTTTCACAAGAGAGTTTTGCTTTGTGGGTCAGTTCAA GGGAAGGACTTCAAGGGAGATTATGGCAAGAGGTAGAAGTGTTCCTAATTTTACTGAAGGTTCTTTGCGTGAG ccagagaggcaaggagacacCCTGAGACAGAGTAACATCCTGCCGGAGCCGAGCCGGCCTCAGACCGCGGACGGGGGAAGCAGCGAGCCGCCTGGGCTCAGACAGACTGCTCCAGCAAAGGCAGGCAGCAGGCGGCTGCAGCGCAGACACACAGTCGAGGGCCCTGACACCGCTGGCCACCCTGCCACGCCCCAAGAGGCCAGTAATTCCCAGTCCCAGCAGTAA
- the ANKRD27 gene encoding ankyrin repeat domain-containing protein 27 isoform X8 — protein MGAGVVNAPSDPRGSGTGWRRSGCGAPVLRRGVCGRGSRSKPPGFPGVRCGPWRGAVVVAEETHFAPPAVHMALYDEDLLKNPFYLALQKWRPDLCSKVAQAHGIVLVPCKGSLTSSVQSTCQFESYVLIPVDERFQTLNGKDVFIQGNRIKLGAGFASLLSVPILFEETFYNEKEESFSILCIAHPLEKRASSEEPPVPSDPFSLKTIEDVREFLGRHSEKFDRNIASFHRACRECERKSLRHHIDSVNALYTKCLQQLLRDSHLKMLAKQEAQMNLMKQAVEMYVHHEIYDLIFKYVGTVEASEDAAFNKITRSLQDLQQKDIGVKPEFSFNIPRAKRELAQLNRCTSPHQKLLCLRRVVQLITKSPSQRVNLETMCADDLLSVLLYLLVKTDIPNWMANLSYIKNFRFSSSAKDELGYCLTSVEAAIEYIRRGSLSAKPPESEGFGDRLFLKQRMSLLSQMTSTPIDCLFKHIASGDQKEVERLLSQEDHDRDAAQTMCHPLCFCDDCEKLVSGRLNDPSIVTPFSRDDRGHTPLHVAALCGQASLIDLLVSKGAAVNATDYHGATPLHLACQKGCQSVTLLLLHYKASADTQDNNGNTPLHLACTYGHEDCVKALVYYDAQSRRLDIGNEKGDTPLHIAARWGYQGIIETLLQNGAPTDAQNRLRETPLTCALNSKILAILEARQPSFDRRQKSAEGPEQSPPRSGDSISQGSSSSSFSSASASSRQEEAKKDYREVEKLLRAVADGDLEMVRYLLEWTEEDLDEAEGAGSAADLEFCHPLCQCPKCAPAQKKLAKVPASGLGVNVTNQDGCSPLHIAALHGRADLVPLLLKHGACVGASTASQAAPLHLACQKGHFQVVKYLLDSHAKPNTKDGSGNTPLIYASSGGHHDVAALLLQHGAAINACNYKGNTALHEAVMGRHVFVVELLLLHGASVHIMNKRQRTAVDCAERNSKIMELLQVVPSCVASLEAAGEPDSKECVTVKIRKKWNSKMYELPNEPFTREFCFVGQFKGRTSREIMARGRSVPNFTEGSLRELS, from the exons GTGCTGGTACCCTGCAAAGGAAGCCTGACGAGCAGTGTTCAGTCCActtgtcagtttgagtcctacgTGTTGATTCCGGTGGATGAGCGTTTTCAGACCTTAAATGGAAAG GATGTCTTCATACAAGGGAACAGGATCAAATTAGGGGCGGGCTTTGCCTCTCTGCTCTCGGTGCCCATTCTCTTTGAAGAAACTTTCTACAACGAGAAGGAAGAGAGTTTCAGCATCTTGTGTATAGCCCATCCTTTGGAAAAGAGAGCGAGCTCAG AGGAGCCTCCAGTGCCCTCAGATCCCTTCTCCCTGAAGACCATTGAGGACGTCAGAGAGTTCTTGGGAAGACACTCTGAGAAGTTTGACAGGAACATCGCCTCTTTCCACCGGGCGTGCCGGGAGTGCGAGAGGAAGAGCCTCCGTCACCACATA GACTCGGTGAACGCGctctacaccaaatgcctacagcagctccTGCGGGACTCCCACCTG AAAATGCTTGCCAAGCAGGAGGCCCAGATGAACCTGATGAAGCAGGcagtggag atgtaCGTCCACCATGAGATTTATGATCTGATCTTTAAGTACGTGGGGACCGTGGAGGCGAGCGAG GATGCTGCCTTTAACAAAATCACAAGAAGCCTTCAAGATCTTCAGCAGAAAGACATAGGTGTGAAGCCCGAGTTCAG CTTCAACATCCCTCGTGCCAAGAGAGAGCTGGCCCAGCTGAACAGATGCACCTCCCCTCACCAGAAGCTGCTCTGCTTGCGCAGGGTGGTGCAGCTCATCACAAAGTCTCCCAGCCAGAGAG TTAACTTGGAGACCATGTGTGCTGACGACCTGCTGTCCGTCCTGTTATATTTGCTTGTGAAAACAGACATCCCTAACTG GATGGCGAATCTGAGTTACATCAAAAACTTCCGGTTTAGCAGCTCAGCAAAGGATGAGCTGGGCTACTGCCTGACGTCGGTGGAGGCAGCGATCGAGTACATCCGGCGAGGCAGCCTCTCCGCCAAGCCGCCT GAGTCGGAGGGATTTGGTGACAGACTGTTCCTTAAGCAGAGAATGAGCTTACTGTCGCAGATGACTTCCACTCCCATCGACTGCCTGTTCAAG CACATTGCATCAGGCGACCAGAAGGAAGTGGAAAGGCTCCTGAGCCAGGAAGACCACGACCGAGACGCCGCCCAGACCATGTGCCACCCGCTGTGCTTTTGCGACGACTGCGAGAAGCTCGTGTCCGG GAGGCTGAACGATCCCTCCATTGTCACTCCGTTCTCCAGAGATGACAGGGGCCACACGCCCCTGCACGTGGCCGCCCTCTGTG GGCAGGCCTCCCTCATCGACCTCCTGGTTTCCAAGGGCGCCGCGGTCAATGCCACAGACTACCACGGCGCGACGCCGCTGCACCTGGCGTGTCAGAAGGGCTGTCAGAGCGTGACG CTGCTGCTGTTGCACTACAAGGCCAGCGCCGACACCCAGGACAACAACGGCAACACCCCTCTCCACCTGGCCTGCACCTACGGCCACGAGGAC TGTGTGAAGGCTTTGGTCTACTATGACGCGCAGTCACGCAGACTAGACATCGGCAACGAGAAGGGAGACACCCCCCTGCACATAGCCGCACGCTGGGGCTACCAAGGCATCATAGAGACACTGCTGCAAAATGGAGCCCCCACCGACGCCCAGAACAGACTGCGAGAGACGCCGCTCACCTGTGCCTTAAACTCCAAG ATTCTGGCCATCCTGGAAGCCCGTCAGCCATCCTTCGACAGGCGGCAGAAGTCCGCTGAG GGCCCTGAGCAGTCGCCTCCACGCTCCGGGGACTCCATCAGCCAGGgctcctccagctccagcttctcgtCGGCATCAGCGAGCTCCAGGCAGGAGGAGGCCAAGAAGGACTACAGAGAG GTAGAAAAACTTCTAAGAGCGGTAGCTGATGGCGATCTGGAAATG GTGCGCTACCTTTTGGAGTGGACAGAGGAGGACCTGGATGAGGCGGAGGGTGCCGGCAGCGCCGCGGATCTTGAATTCTGCCACCCGCTGTGCCAGTGCCCCAAGTGTGCTCCTGCTCAGAAG AAGCTGGCAAAGGTTCCCGCCAGTGGGCTTGGTGTGAACGTGACCAACCAGGACGGCTGCTCCCCGCTGCACATCGCCGCCCTGCACGGTCGGGCGGACCTCGTGCCCCTTCTGTTGAAGCACGGTGCCTGTGTCGGCGCCAGCACCGCGAGCCAGGCCGCCCCCCTGCACCTGGCCTGCCAGAAGGGCCACTTCCAG GTGGTGAAGTATCTGTTGGATTCTCACGCGAAACCCAACACGAAGGACGGGAGTGGGAACACGCCCCTCATCTATGCCTCTTCCGGCGGCCATCACGACGTCGCGGCGCTGCTGCTGCAG cacgGGGCCGCCATCAACGCCTGCAACTACAAGGGCAACACGGCACTGCACGAGGCGGTGATGGGGAGGCACGTGTTTGtggtggagctgctgctgctgcacggGGCGTCGGTGCACATCATGAACAAGAGGCAGCGCACGGCCGTGGACTGTGCTGAACGC AATTCCAAGATAATGGAGTTACTTCAGGTCGTCCCGAGCTGCGTCGCCTCGCTAGAGGCTGCTGGCGAGCCAGACAGCAAGGAGTGTGTTACTGTGAAGATCAGGAAAAAAT GGAACTCAAAAATGTACGAGCTCCCCAATGAACCTTTCACAAGAGAGTTTTGCTTTGTGGGTCAGTTCAA GGGAAGGACTTCAAGGGAGATTATGGCAAGAGGTAGAAGTGTTCCTAATTTTACTGAAGGTTCTTTGCGTGAG CTTAGCTGA
- the ANKRD27 gene encoding ankyrin repeat domain-containing protein 27 isoform X2: MGAGVVNAPSDPRGSGTGWRRSGCGAPVLRRGVCGRGSRSKPPGFPGVRCGPWRGAVVVAEETHFAPPAVHMALYDEDLLKNPFYLALQKWRPDLCSKVAQAHGIVLVPCKGSLTSSVQSTCQFESYVLIPVDERFQTLNGKDVFIQGNRIKLGAGFASLLSVPILFEETFYNEKEESFSILCIAHPLEKRASSEEPPVPSDPFSLKTIEDVREFLGRHSEKFDRNIASFHRACRECERKSLRHHIDSVNALYTKCLQQLLRDSHLKMLAKQEAQMNLMKQAVEMYVHHEIYDLIFKYVGTVEASEDAAFNKITRSLQDLQQKDIGVKPEFSFNIPRAKRELAQLNRCTSPHQKLLCLRRVVQLITKSPSQRVNLETMCADDLLSVLLYLLVKTDIPNWMANLSYIKNFRFSSSAKDELGYCLTSVEAAIEYIRRGSLSAKPPESEGFGDRLFLKQRMSLLSQMTSTPIDCLFKHIASGDQKEVERLLSQEDHDRDAAQTMCHPLCFCDDCEKLVSGRLNDPSIVTPFSRDDRGHTPLHVAALCGQASLIDLLVSKGAAVNATDYHGATPLHLACQKGCQSVTLLLLHYKASADTQDNNGNTPLHLACTYGHEDCVKALVYYDAQSRRLDIGNEKGDTPLHIAARWGYQGIIETLLQNGAPTDAQNRLRETPLTCALNSKILAILEARQPSFDRRQKSAEGPEQSPPRSGDSISQGSSSSSFSSASASSRQEEAKKDYREVEKLLRAVADGDLEMVRYLLEWTEEDLDEAEGAGSAADLEFCHPLCQCPKCAPAQKKLAKVPASGLGVNVTNQDGCSPLHIAALHGRADLVPLLLKHGACVGASTASQAAPLHLACQKGHFQVVKYLLDSHAKPNTKDGSGNTPLIYASSGGHHDVAALLLQHGAAINACNYKGNTALHEAVMGRHVFVVELLLLHGASVHIMNKRQRTAVDCAERNSKIMELLQVVPSCVASLEAAGEPDSKECVTVKIRKKWNSKMYELPNEPFTREFCFVGQFNLADRPADWWEAQRLSARGCQNWDDPTQDGAPCHSERTAVLTKGRCRHRLTCTFSLAREARRHPETE, from the exons GTGCTGGTACCCTGCAAAGGAAGCCTGACGAGCAGTGTTCAGTCCActtgtcagtttgagtcctacgTGTTGATTCCGGTGGATGAGCGTTTTCAGACCTTAAATGGAAAG GATGTCTTCATACAAGGGAACAGGATCAAATTAGGGGCGGGCTTTGCCTCTCTGCTCTCGGTGCCCATTCTCTTTGAAGAAACTTTCTACAACGAGAAGGAAGAGAGTTTCAGCATCTTGTGTATAGCCCATCCTTTGGAAAAGAGAGCGAGCTCAG AGGAGCCTCCAGTGCCCTCAGATCCCTTCTCCCTGAAGACCATTGAGGACGTCAGAGAGTTCTTGGGAAGACACTCTGAGAAGTTTGACAGGAACATCGCCTCTTTCCACCGGGCGTGCCGGGAGTGCGAGAGGAAGAGCCTCCGTCACCACATA GACTCGGTGAACGCGctctacaccaaatgcctacagcagctccTGCGGGACTCCCACCTG AAAATGCTTGCCAAGCAGGAGGCCCAGATGAACCTGATGAAGCAGGcagtggag atgtaCGTCCACCATGAGATTTATGATCTGATCTTTAAGTACGTGGGGACCGTGGAGGCGAGCGAG GATGCTGCCTTTAACAAAATCACAAGAAGCCTTCAAGATCTTCAGCAGAAAGACATAGGTGTGAAGCCCGAGTTCAG CTTCAACATCCCTCGTGCCAAGAGAGAGCTGGCCCAGCTGAACAGATGCACCTCCCCTCACCAGAAGCTGCTCTGCTTGCGCAGGGTGGTGCAGCTCATCACAAAGTCTCCCAGCCAGAGAG TTAACTTGGAGACCATGTGTGCTGACGACCTGCTGTCCGTCCTGTTATATTTGCTTGTGAAAACAGACATCCCTAACTG GATGGCGAATCTGAGTTACATCAAAAACTTCCGGTTTAGCAGCTCAGCAAAGGATGAGCTGGGCTACTGCCTGACGTCGGTGGAGGCAGCGATCGAGTACATCCGGCGAGGCAGCCTCTCCGCCAAGCCGCCT GAGTCGGAGGGATTTGGTGACAGACTGTTCCTTAAGCAGAGAATGAGCTTACTGTCGCAGATGACTTCCACTCCCATCGACTGCCTGTTCAAG CACATTGCATCAGGCGACCAGAAGGAAGTGGAAAGGCTCCTGAGCCAGGAAGACCACGACCGAGACGCCGCCCAGACCATGTGCCACCCGCTGTGCTTTTGCGACGACTGCGAGAAGCTCGTGTCCGG GAGGCTGAACGATCCCTCCATTGTCACTCCGTTCTCCAGAGATGACAGGGGCCACACGCCCCTGCACGTGGCCGCCCTCTGTG GGCAGGCCTCCCTCATCGACCTCCTGGTTTCCAAGGGCGCCGCGGTCAATGCCACAGACTACCACGGCGCGACGCCGCTGCACCTGGCGTGTCAGAAGGGCTGTCAGAGCGTGACG CTGCTGCTGTTGCACTACAAGGCCAGCGCCGACACCCAGGACAACAACGGCAACACCCCTCTCCACCTGGCCTGCACCTACGGCCACGAGGAC TGTGTGAAGGCTTTGGTCTACTATGACGCGCAGTCACGCAGACTAGACATCGGCAACGAGAAGGGAGACACCCCCCTGCACATAGCCGCACGCTGGGGCTACCAAGGCATCATAGAGACACTGCTGCAAAATGGAGCCCCCACCGACGCCCAGAACAGACTGCGAGAGACGCCGCTCACCTGTGCCTTAAACTCCAAG ATTCTGGCCATCCTGGAAGCCCGTCAGCCATCCTTCGACAGGCGGCAGAAGTCCGCTGAG GGCCCTGAGCAGTCGCCTCCACGCTCCGGGGACTCCATCAGCCAGGgctcctccagctccagcttctcgtCGGCATCAGCGAGCTCCAGGCAGGAGGAGGCCAAGAAGGACTACAGAGAG GTAGAAAAACTTCTAAGAGCGGTAGCTGATGGCGATCTGGAAATG GTGCGCTACCTTTTGGAGTGGACAGAGGAGGACCTGGATGAGGCGGAGGGTGCCGGCAGCGCCGCGGATCTTGAATTCTGCCACCCGCTGTGCCAGTGCCCCAAGTGTGCTCCTGCTCAGAAG AAGCTGGCAAAGGTTCCCGCCAGTGGGCTTGGTGTGAACGTGACCAACCAGGACGGCTGCTCCCCGCTGCACATCGCCGCCCTGCACGGTCGGGCGGACCTCGTGCCCCTTCTGTTGAAGCACGGTGCCTGTGTCGGCGCCAGCACCGCGAGCCAGGCCGCCCCCCTGCACCTGGCCTGCCAGAAGGGCCACTTCCAG GTGGTGAAGTATCTGTTGGATTCTCACGCGAAACCCAACACGAAGGACGGGAGTGGGAACACGCCCCTCATCTATGCCTCTTCCGGCGGCCATCACGACGTCGCGGCGCTGCTGCTGCAG cacgGGGCCGCCATCAACGCCTGCAACTACAAGGGCAACACGGCACTGCACGAGGCGGTGATGGGGAGGCACGTGTTTGtggtggagctgctgctgctgcacggGGCGTCGGTGCACATCATGAACAAGAGGCAGCGCACGGCCGTGGACTGTGCTGAACGC AATTCCAAGATAATGGAGTTACTTCAGGTCGTCCCGAGCTGCGTCGCCTCGCTAGAGGCTGCTGGCGAGCCAGACAGCAAGGAGTGTGTTACTGTGAAGATCAGGAAAAAAT GGAACTCAAAAATGTACGAGCTCCCCAATGAACCTTTCACAAGAGAGTTTTGCTTTGTGGGTCAGTTCAA CTTAGCTGACAGGCCTGCAGATTGGTGGGAGGCCCAGCGTCTGTCAGCACGGGGATGTCAGAACTGGGATGATCCCACCCAGGACGGAGCACCCTGCCACAGTGAGCGCACAGCGGTGCTGACGAAAGGACGGTGCAGACATCGGTTGACTTGTACCTTTTCTTTAGccagagaggcaaggagacacCCTGAGACAGAGTAA